Proteins encoded in a region of the Nostoc sp. UHCC 0926 genome:
- a CDS encoding glycosyltransferase family 4 protein produces MNSLNILHINNWFGLGGAFIAAYNLHQSLSRAGIQSFFAYKDEIDGVFQEKANDLKNTVQIVQRKNQFVDLANSITRRIGLNYVANPSIADLKHQACYQNAALLNFHLLHDDYFSYLMLPSLTRDKPAVYTLHDMWSFTGHCAYSYDCSKWQTGCGKCPYPNALPPIQRDATSLEWKLKNWAYRHSNLTIVAPSRWLAECAKQSMLNCFPIHHIPHGIDTVAYQPLDQQQCQSELGIPQHKKVLIFGAQDLTNRRKGADLLLKALSRIPKSLKAETVLLTFGDEAKAISNAAEMEVLHLGYISSDRLKAIAYSAADLFLFPTRADNLPLVLLESMACGTPMVSFKVGGVPDLVRPGITGYLAKPEDADDFSNGIVQLLEDVNLRDRMNQNCRKVAVEEYSLEVQAQRYIQLYQQILNL; encoded by the coding sequence ATGAATTCTCTCAATATACTTCATATTAATAACTGGTTTGGCTTAGGCGGTGCATTTATTGCTGCCTACAATCTGCATCAAAGTTTATCTAGAGCCGGGATTCAATCTTTCTTTGCCTATAAAGATGAGATTGATGGAGTGTTTCAGGAAAAAGCTAATGATTTGAAAAATACGGTACAGATTGTCCAAAGAAAAAATCAGTTTGTTGATTTAGCGAACTCAATTACAAGACGAATTGGCTTGAATTACGTTGCCAATCCCTCAATTGCTGATCTTAAACATCAAGCCTGCTACCAAAATGCTGCTTTACTCAACTTTCACCTGCTTCATGATGATTATTTTTCCTATCTCATGCTTCCCTCATTGACAAGAGATAAACCTGCCGTCTATACGCTACATGATATGTGGAGTTTCACGGGACACTGTGCCTACAGTTATGACTGTTCAAAATGGCAAACTGGTTGTGGAAAATGTCCTTATCCGAATGCGTTACCTCCGATTCAACGAGATGCCACATCTCTAGAGTGGAAGTTAAAGAATTGGGCATATCGACACTCCAACTTAACGATTGTGGCTCCTAGTCGCTGGTTGGCTGAATGCGCTAAACAGAGTATGCTCAACTGTTTCCCGATTCATCACATTCCCCACGGAATTGATACAGTAGCCTATCAACCACTTGATCAACAGCAGTGTCAATCTGAGCTGGGAATTCCCCAGCATAAAAAAGTTCTCATCTTTGGAGCACAAGACTTGACCAATCGGCGTAAAGGTGCCGATCTATTGCTCAAAGCCCTTTCTCGCATACCTAAATCACTCAAAGCTGAAACCGTGTTGCTGACTTTTGGGGATGAAGCGAAGGCAATCTCAAATGCCGCAGAAATGGAAGTACTGCACCTTGGCTATATTAGCAGCGATCGCTTAAAAGCCATTGCTTATTCTGCCGCCGATTTATTTTTGTTTCCAACCCGTGCTGATAACTTACCTCTAGTCCTTCTAGAAAGTATGGCTTGTGGTACACCAATGGTTTCTTTCAAAGTTGGTGGTGTTCCAGATTTAGTCCGTCCTGGAATCACTGGCTATTTAGCAAAACCTGAAGATGCTGATGATTTCTCTAATGGGATTGTCCAACTATTAGAAGACGTTAATTTACGCGATCGGATGAATCAAAATTGCCGCAAGGTTGCGGTTGAAGAGTACTCGTTAGAGGTGCAAGCCCAACGGTACATTCAGTTGTACCAGCAAATTCTTAACTTATAG